The Pseudarthrobacter sulfonivorans genome includes a window with the following:
- a CDS encoding pyruvate, water dikinase regulatory protein: MTNDEIRPVYFLSDSTGITAETLGNTLLTQFPANNFDRITVPFITTAEQARTVVGTIDKLVATGPRPIVFSTAVSSDIRQAIATCQGIIVDLIGTHVGQLEEALGSPASAEPGRAHGLGNAERYQSRMAAVEYAMEHDDGQSLRALEKAQVILVAPSRCGKTPTTMYLALQHGIFAANFPLVDEDFQREGLPRPLRPFVEKCFGLSSNPLRLSQIRTERRRGSPYASLRQCGFELRSAEQLYVSHRIPYLNSATVSVEEMAATILQRMNLKH, from the coding sequence ATGACCAATGACGAGATTCGGCCTGTCTACTTCCTTTCGGACAGCACCGGCATCACCGCGGAAACGCTCGGGAACACCTTGTTGACGCAGTTCCCCGCGAACAACTTTGACCGCATCACGGTCCCGTTCATTACCACCGCCGAACAGGCCAGGACCGTGGTGGGCACCATCGACAAACTGGTCGCCACCGGCCCGAGGCCCATCGTCTTTTCCACGGCCGTCAGCAGCGACATCAGACAGGCCATTGCAACGTGCCAAGGGATCATCGTGGATCTGATCGGGACGCATGTGGGACAGCTGGAGGAAGCCCTCGGTTCCCCGGCCAGCGCTGAACCCGGCAGGGCCCACGGCCTCGGCAACGCGGAGCGGTATCAGTCCCGGATGGCCGCCGTCGAGTACGCCATGGAACACGACGACGGCCAGAGCCTGCGGGCGCTGGAAAAGGCTCAGGTCATCCTGGTGGCACCGTCCCGCTGCGGAAAAACGCCCACCACCATGTACCTGGCGCTGCAGCACGGCATCTTCGCCGCGAACTTCCCGCTGGTGGACGAGGATTTCCAACGGGAAGGGCTGCCCAGGCCGCTGCGGCCTTTTGTTGAGAAGTGTTTCGGGCTGTCCTCCAACCCCCTGCGGCTGAGCCAGATCCGCACCGAGCGGCGCCGCGGCTCACCGTACGCGTCGCTGCGGCAGTGCGGCTTCGAGCTGCGCAGCGCCGAGCAGCTATACGTCTCCCACCGGATCCCTTACTTGAATTCGGCCACCGTGTCCGTGGAGGAAATGGCCGCCACCATCCTGCAGCGGATGAACCTCAAACATTAG
- the ppsA gene encoding phosphoenolpyruvate synthase, producing the protein MTTDILWFSELGLKDLDRVGGKNASLGEMVQNLTSAGVQVPDGFATTADAYRSFLADSGLDQKIADRLVGLDTDDVTALAAAGKEIRALMRETPFLPDFEAQIRNAYQQLVDKHAGSEDLSWAVRSSATAEDLPDASFAGQQETFLNVRGIENILIAIKDVFASLYNDRAIAYRVHHKFEHAEVALSAGIQRMVRSDVGASGVMFTMDTESGFQDAVFVTSSYGLGEAVVQGAVNPDEFYVYKPALQAGRPAILKRGLGEKALQMTYTNSQEIGRTIDFVPVEASLRSRFSLSDADVEQLARHAVAIENHYGRPMDIEWGKDGTDGGLYILQARPETVQSRRAAGSLSRFRLNASGRVLAEGRAIGQRIGAGSVRILTSIDQMAAFKTGDVLVADMTDPDWEPIMKRASAIVTNRGGRTCHAAIIARELGIPAVVGTGSATDSLSDGLEVTVSCADGETGTIYEGLLDFSVEETAITELPDAPVKVMMNVGTPEQAFTFAQLPNHGVGLARLEFIINRQIGIHPKALLNLDSQPADVAAEIRERIAAYSSPRDYYIKRLAEGVSTIAAAFAPEPVIVRMSDFKSNEYANLIGGPAYEPHEENPMLGFRGASRYLEPSFRDCFDLECEALSFVRNEMGLTNVKLMIPFVRTLDEARGVIELLAENGLVRGENGLEVIMMCEIPSNALLADDFLDYFDGFSIGSNDMTQLALGLDRDSAIVSGGFDERDPAVKKLLSMAIKACKARGKYVGICGQGPSDHADFAEWLVQEGIDSVSLNPDTVVDTWLRLAGTPVIESVEVR; encoded by the coding sequence ATGACAACAGACATCCTGTGGTTCTCAGAACTCGGACTCAAGGACCTGGACCGGGTAGGCGGCAAGAACGCCTCCCTCGGCGAGATGGTGCAGAACCTCACCTCCGCCGGCGTCCAGGTCCCTGACGGCTTTGCCACGACGGCCGACGCCTACCGCAGCTTCCTGGCTGACTCGGGCCTGGACCAGAAGATCGCGGACCGGCTGGTGGGCCTGGACACCGATGACGTGACGGCCCTAGCAGCAGCGGGCAAGGAAATCCGGGCGCTGATGCGCGAGACGCCCTTCCTGCCGGACTTCGAGGCGCAGATCCGGAACGCCTACCAGCAGCTGGTGGACAAGCACGCGGGCTCCGAGGACCTCTCCTGGGCCGTCCGTTCCAGCGCCACGGCGGAGGACCTCCCTGATGCCTCCTTCGCCGGGCAGCAGGAGACCTTCCTGAACGTCCGCGGCATCGAGAACATCCTGATCGCCATCAAGGACGTGTTCGCGTCCCTCTACAACGACCGGGCCATCGCCTACCGCGTGCACCACAAGTTTGAACACGCCGAGGTGGCACTCTCGGCGGGCATCCAGCGGATGGTGCGCTCCGACGTCGGGGCTTCCGGAGTTATGTTCACCATGGATACTGAGTCCGGGTTCCAGGACGCCGTGTTCGTCACGTCGTCCTACGGCTTGGGCGAGGCCGTGGTCCAGGGCGCCGTGAACCCCGATGAGTTCTACGTCTACAAACCCGCGCTGCAGGCCGGCCGCCCCGCCATCCTCAAGCGCGGCCTGGGCGAGAAGGCCCTCCAGATGACCTACACCAACAGCCAGGAGATCGGCCGGACCATCGACTTCGTGCCGGTGGAGGCCTCCTTGCGGAGCCGCTTCAGCCTCAGCGACGCCGACGTCGAGCAGCTGGCCCGGCACGCCGTCGCCATCGAGAACCACTACGGCCGTCCCATGGACATCGAATGGGGCAAGGACGGGACCGACGGCGGCCTGTACATCCTGCAGGCACGCCCGGAGACGGTGCAGTCCCGCCGGGCCGCCGGCAGCCTCAGCCGTTTCCGCCTCAACGCGAGCGGCCGGGTCCTGGCCGAGGGCCGCGCCATCGGTCAGCGCATCGGTGCCGGCAGCGTCCGCATCCTCACATCCATCGACCAGATGGCCGCCTTCAAGACCGGCGACGTCCTCGTCGCGGACATGACCGACCCGGACTGGGAACCGATCATGAAGCGCGCCTCCGCCATCGTCACCAACCGCGGCGGACGCACGTGCCACGCGGCCATCATCGCCCGCGAACTGGGGATCCCCGCCGTCGTCGGCACCGGAAGTGCTACGGATTCCCTCTCCGACGGCCTCGAAGTGACCGTCTCCTGCGCCGACGGTGAGACCGGCACCATCTACGAAGGGCTCCTGGACTTCAGCGTCGAGGAAACCGCCATCACCGAGCTGCCGGACGCCCCGGTCAAGGTCATGATGAACGTCGGAACCCCGGAGCAGGCGTTCACGTTCGCCCAGCTGCCCAACCACGGCGTGGGCCTGGCCCGGCTGGAATTCATCATCAACCGCCAGATCGGCATCCACCCCAAGGCGCTCCTGAACCTGGACAGCCAGCCGGCGGACGTGGCCGCGGAAATCCGGGAACGGATAGCGGCGTACAGCAGCCCGCGCGACTACTACATCAAGCGCCTGGCCGAAGGGGTTTCCACCATCGCGGCGGCCTTCGCGCCGGAGCCGGTGATTGTGCGCATGTCCGACTTCAAGTCCAACGAGTACGCCAACCTCATCGGCGGACCGGCCTACGAGCCGCACGAAGAGAACCCGATGCTCGGCTTCCGCGGCGCCTCCCGGTACCTGGAGCCGTCCTTCCGGGACTGCTTCGACCTCGAGTGCGAGGCCCTGTCCTTCGTCCGCAACGAGATGGGGCTGACCAACGTCAAGCTCATGATCCCGTTCGTGCGGACCCTGGACGAGGCCCGCGGCGTCATCGAGCTGCTGGCAGAGAACGGCCTGGTCCGTGGCGAGAACGGCCTCGAAGTGATCATGATGTGTGAGATTCCGTCCAACGCCCTGCTCGCCGACGACTTCCTGGACTACTTCGACGGCTTCTCCATCGGCTCCAATGACATGACCCAGCTGGCCCTGGGCCTGGACCGGGATTCCGCGATTGTCTCGGGCGGCTTCGATGAACGCGATCCTGCCGTCAAGAAGCTCCTCAGCATGGCCATCAAGGCCTGCAAGGCGCGCGGCAAGTATGTCGGCATCTGCGGCCAGGGTCCCAGCGACCACGCGGACTTCGCCGAGTGGCTGGTCCAGGAAGGCATCGATTCCGTCTCCCTGAACCCGGACACCGTGGTGGACACCTGGCTCCGGCTCGCCGGCACCCCGGTGATTGAGTCTGTCGAAGTCCGCTAA
- a CDS encoding type II toxin-antitoxin system RelE family toxin, with amino-acid sequence MAGYAVEFTAGAAKEIRKLETGTRKRILASVAGLANDPRPAGCKKLAGEETAWRVRIADYRVLYEIHDDVLTVLVVRVVHRREVYKR; translated from the coding sequence GTGGCCGGCTACGCGGTCGAATTCACCGCCGGAGCAGCCAAGGAAATCCGCAAACTGGAGACTGGTACGCGCAAGCGAATCCTGGCGTCTGTCGCGGGGCTGGCAAATGATCCGCGACCCGCTGGATGCAAGAAGCTTGCTGGCGAAGAGACCGCCTGGCGGGTCCGCATTGCTGACTATCGCGTTCTCTACGAAATCCATGACGACGTTCTGACCGTCCTCGTTGTGCGGGTCGTGCACCGACGCGAGGTCTACAAGAGGTGA
- a CDS encoding VOC family protein → MNISLKYAHVTVNDLDESLAFYRDALGLEVRNDVGSDGQRWVTLGSAAQPDLEIVLSPPHAGRSQADGDAIQELLTKGVMPMLVFNTDDLDATFETLRASGAEVLQEPIVQPWGPRDCAFRDPSGNMIRINQV, encoded by the coding sequence ATGAACATTTCATTGAAGTACGCACACGTCACTGTCAACGATCTCGATGAGTCCCTCGCCTTCTACCGTGACGCCCTTGGCCTGGAAGTCCGGAACGACGTCGGCTCGGACGGACAGCGCTGGGTCACACTCGGCAGTGCCGCCCAGCCCGACCTCGAGATCGTCCTCAGCCCTCCGCACGCCGGCCGCTCCCAGGCCGACGGGGACGCCATCCAGGAGCTGCTCACCAAGGGCGTTATGCCCATGCTCGTATTCAACACGGACGATCTCGACGCCACCTTCGAAACCCTCCGGGCGTCCGGCGCCGAGGTGCTCCAGGAACCCATCGTCCAGCCGTGGGGCCCGCGCGACTGCGCCTTCCGCGACCCGTCCGGCAACATGATCCGCATCAACCAGGTCTGA
- a CDS encoding helix-turn-helix transcriptional regulator, whose amino-acid sequence MTPQELANLAHLRRARDLIDREYARPLDVPTMAAGALMSAAHFSRQFKAAYGETPYNYLMTRRIERAMALLRAGVSVTDACMEVGSTSLGSFSSRFTEIVGITPSAYRAREHHAVKAMPTCIARQHTRPSRKPSRIEEASS is encoded by the coding sequence ATGACACCGCAGGAGCTGGCCAACCTGGCCCATTTGCGCCGGGCCCGGGACCTGATCGACCGCGAGTACGCCCGGCCACTGGACGTGCCCACCATGGCCGCCGGCGCCCTTATGTCAGCGGCGCACTTCTCCCGCCAGTTCAAGGCGGCCTACGGCGAAACGCCATACAACTACCTCATGACGCGGCGGATCGAACGTGCCATGGCGCTGCTGCGCGCCGGCGTTAGCGTGACCGACGCGTGCATGGAAGTGGGCTCCACGTCCCTGGGTTCGTTCAGCTCGCGGTTCACCGAGATCGTCGGCATAACGCCCAGCGCCTACCGGGCCCGCGAACACCACGCCGTGAAAGCAATGCCCACGTGCATCGCCCGGCAGCACACCCGGCCCTCGCGCAAACCGAGCAGGATTGAAGAAGCCTCTTCATAG
- a CDS encoding AMP-binding protein — protein sequence MSTQLDLQRLSLASNLASNGDRTAVATSNGVLTYRELADRVEELGRRLGTERRLVALTAGNDVDSLVGYLAAMAAGHPLILLPADKPAALESLVAAYDPDVILSSANGRTVLEERRPGTGHTLHPDLALLLSTSGSTGSPKLVRLSYDNLQANAESIAEYLGITEYDRAMTTLPMSYCYGLSVINSHLLRGASLVLTDLSVVDPCFWDLFRSEGATSFAAVPYTFELLERVGFAAMNLPTLRYVTQAGGRLGPDLVRRYAGLGARSGWDLFVMYGQTEATARMAYLPPRLAGTSPGAIGIPVPGGAFRIDPVPGLEHGELVYSGPNVMLGYAQTPEDLGLGRTVDELRTGDLARQTADGLYEVVGRRSRFVKIVGLRVDLGQVERILADLGIQAASAGTDQGLVVAVEGEHDPALLGKLLAQGIGLPRAALEVHAVRELPRLASGKLDYPAVLALAKPTVQDAPSSANSGAKPRDSVVRIFEDTLELEDISDDDTFVSLGGDSLSYVAASVRLEQALGHLPPDWHITPVGVLGARFEQPRPRKRRPFARLETSIVLRAVSIFLIVSTHIGFLHWQGAAHVLMAVAGFNFARFQLSGERMPRLRKQVASLARVIVPSMVFIGFAYLITDRYSLANIVLLNAIIGPEEVTTRSHFWFIEVLVYVLVSMTALLALPWASRAEKRFPFLFPLVLLAAGLLTRYELFEPGIPHTTPIFWLFALGWAVARARHILQRGAVSVVAALTIPGFFDNPARELTVLAGILLLLWLPSIPVPAGLRRLTVLLASASLHIYLVHWLVYPLLVELSPALAVVASLAAGSAYWALCSLAPTVIGRTKRRILSAR from the coding sequence ATGAGCACCCAACTTGACCTTCAACGCCTGTCGCTTGCCTCGAACCTCGCGAGCAACGGTGACAGGACTGCCGTTGCCACCAGCAATGGTGTCTTGACGTATCGGGAACTGGCCGACCGTGTTGAGGAGCTGGGCCGGCGACTCGGTACCGAACGACGCCTGGTGGCCCTGACGGCCGGTAACGATGTTGACTCGCTGGTGGGGTACTTGGCGGCCATGGCGGCCGGTCATCCGCTGATCCTCCTGCCCGCGGACAAGCCTGCTGCCCTGGAGTCCCTGGTCGCGGCCTATGATCCGGACGTTATCCTCAGTTCCGCGAACGGCCGGACAGTACTGGAGGAGCGACGGCCTGGCACCGGACACACCCTGCACCCGGACCTGGCCCTTCTGTTGAGCACCTCGGGTTCCACCGGGTCACCCAAGCTTGTGCGGCTGTCCTACGACAACCTCCAGGCGAACGCAGAGTCCATCGCGGAATACCTCGGCATCACGGAGTACGACCGGGCAATGACCACGCTGCCCATGTCCTACTGCTATGGACTGTCAGTGATCAACAGCCACCTGCTGCGTGGTGCCAGCCTCGTCCTGACGGATCTGTCCGTGGTGGACCCCTGCTTCTGGGATCTGTTCCGCAGCGAGGGTGCCACATCGTTCGCAGCCGTTCCCTACACCTTCGAGTTGCTCGAGCGGGTGGGGTTCGCCGCGATGAATCTGCCCACGCTCAGGTATGTGACCCAGGCTGGCGGCAGGCTCGGCCCCGACCTGGTCCGGCGTTACGCCGGACTGGGCGCAAGGAGCGGCTGGGATCTCTTTGTGATGTACGGCCAGACGGAGGCCACCGCACGCATGGCATACCTCCCTCCCCGGCTGGCAGGTACGTCGCCGGGCGCCATCGGAATCCCTGTCCCCGGCGGCGCCTTCCGGATAGACCCGGTCCCTGGACTGGAGCATGGGGAGCTGGTCTATTCCGGACCCAACGTGATGCTGGGTTACGCACAGACGCCGGAGGACCTCGGCCTCGGGCGGACTGTGGATGAACTCCGCACCGGAGACCTGGCACGCCAGACCGCTGACGGACTGTACGAGGTAGTGGGAAGGCGCAGCCGGTTCGTCAAGATCGTCGGCCTCCGCGTCGACCTTGGACAGGTGGAACGGATCCTTGCCGACCTTGGTATTCAGGCCGCGAGTGCCGGCACGGACCAGGGACTCGTGGTCGCCGTCGAGGGTGAACACGACCCAGCGCTGCTGGGCAAGCTCCTCGCCCAGGGCATAGGCTTGCCACGCGCTGCCCTGGAAGTCCATGCGGTCCGGGAGCTTCCGCGCCTGGCGTCCGGCAAGCTGGACTACCCGGCCGTCCTGGCCCTCGCCAAACCCACAGTTCAAGACGCGCCTTCCAGCGCGAACTCCGGAGCTAAGCCGCGGGACAGTGTGGTGCGCATCTTTGAAGACACGCTGGAGCTGGAAGACATTTCCGACGACGACACGTTCGTTTCGCTGGGCGGGGACTCGCTTTCGTATGTGGCGGCGTCCGTGCGGCTTGAGCAGGCATTGGGACATTTGCCCCCGGATTGGCATATCACCCCGGTGGGAGTGCTGGGGGCCCGCTTTGAACAGCCGCGGCCGCGGAAGCGCCGCCCCTTCGCCCGGCTTGAAACCAGCATTGTGCTGCGGGCGGTCTCCATTTTCCTGATTGTCAGCACCCATATTGGATTCCTGCACTGGCAGGGTGCGGCCCACGTGCTCATGGCTGTTGCGGGGTTCAACTTCGCACGGTTCCAGCTGTCCGGGGAACGCATGCCGCGGCTGCGGAAGCAAGTGGCCAGCCTGGCCAGGGTGATCGTCCCCAGCATGGTCTTCATCGGCTTCGCCTACCTGATCACCGACAGATACAGCCTGGCGAATATCGTCCTCCTGAACGCCATTATCGGACCCGAAGAGGTGACCACCCGGTCGCATTTCTGGTTCATCGAGGTGCTCGTCTACGTGTTGGTCAGCATGACGGCCCTGCTCGCCCTGCCCTGGGCAAGCCGTGCCGAAAAGCGCTTCCCGTTCCTTTTTCCGCTCGTGCTGCTCGCCGCCGGGCTGCTCACCCGCTATGAGCTTTTTGAGCCGGGAATTCCGCACACAACGCCCATATTCTGGCTTTTCGCGCTGGGATGGGCGGTTGCCCGGGCCCGCCATATTCTTCAGCGAGGCGCCGTCAGTGTCGTTGCCGCTTTGACCATCCCGGGGTTCTTCGACAACCCCGCCCGTGAACTGACTGTCCTGGCCGGGATACTCCTGCTTCTCTGGCTGCCCAGCATTCCCGTCCCGGCCGGACTCCGGCGCCTCACCGTTCTGCTGGCCAGCGCGTCCCTGCACATCTATCTGGTGCATTGGCTGGTCTACCCGCTGCTGGTTGAGCTCAGTCCCGCCCTCGCCGTTGTGGCCTCATTGGCCGCAGGCTCCGCGTACTGGGCACTCTGCAGCCTGGCGCCAACGGTCATCGGCCGCACCAAGAGGCGGATCCTATCCGCCCGGTGA
- a CDS encoding nuclear transport factor 2 family protein, with protein sequence MTDRDDFLAWVKSALYEAELALHNGDSAPRRAIWSRNEPVSILGAWRNAYGQHELDGLFADLEKSFSDCTSYTFELQAYDVLDDMAYTAGLEQTSASVNGQPRSYTLRATQVYRREGGEWKVAHRHADTVVE encoded by the coding sequence ATGACTGACCGCGACGACTTCCTAGCCTGGGTAAAGTCCGCGCTTTACGAAGCGGAACTAGCCCTTCACAACGGCGATTCGGCCCCGCGCCGGGCAATCTGGTCACGTAACGAACCCGTGAGCATCCTGGGTGCGTGGCGCAACGCCTATGGCCAGCATGAGCTGGACGGGCTCTTCGCCGACCTCGAGAAGAGTTTCTCCGACTGCACGTCGTACACGTTCGAACTGCAGGCGTATGACGTCTTGGATGACATGGCCTATACCGCCGGACTGGAGCAAACCTCCGCCTCCGTCAACGGTCAGCCGCGAAGCTACACCTTGCGTGCCACGCAGGTGTATCGCCGCGAAGGCGGCGAATGGAAGGTGGCCCATCGGCATGCCGACACTGTTGTCGAGTGA
- a CDS encoding GntR family transcriptional regulator: protein MTDIEVPPPTQAGPARIRVYEWLRDEIIRGSIEAGRFLDEQWVSEAVGVSRTPVREAFHQLAAERFISLLPRKGAQVRTVTSRELEEVYRTRLLIEGHALSVMCALERRVPVEMFGLIEQMEEAGDALDWFTVSYLDRRFHRAMVAAADNTVLTELYDTLRSRQQRVAVRALTARPERVEIINKQHRAIVDALSKHDAAAALQLLELHLRPISEITSVLPTDD, encoded by the coding sequence ATGACGGACATCGAGGTTCCTCCTCCCACGCAGGCCGGACCAGCTAGAATCCGCGTGTACGAGTGGCTGCGTGACGAAATCATCAGGGGCAGCATAGAAGCTGGTCGCTTCTTGGATGAGCAGTGGGTTAGTGAGGCTGTTGGCGTTTCCCGCACGCCAGTCCGTGAAGCTTTCCACCAACTGGCGGCTGAGCGATTCATAAGTTTGCTGCCGCGCAAGGGAGCACAAGTTCGGACTGTAACCTCCCGCGAACTGGAAGAGGTCTACCGGACTCGCCTGCTCATTGAAGGTCACGCCCTCAGTGTTATGTGCGCGCTAGAGCGTAGAGTGCCGGTCGAGATGTTTGGCCTGATTGAGCAGATGGAAGAGGCCGGCGACGCTCTAGATTGGTTCACCGTGTCTTACCTCGACCGGCGCTTTCACCGGGCCATGGTTGCTGCGGCTGACAACACGGTTCTCACGGAACTCTATGACACCCTACGCTCCCGTCAGCAGCGAGTCGCCGTCCGAGCCCTGACCGCCAGACCAGAGCGGGTGGAAATCATCAACAAGCAACACCGAGCCATTGTCGATGCCCTCTCGAAGCACGATGCGGCCGCCGCACTCCAACTACTCGAACTGCACCTTCGGCCCATCTCGGAAATTACCTCAGTTCTCCCCACCGACGACTGA
- a CDS encoding type II toxin-antitoxin system Phd/YefM family antitoxin produces the protein METEPSSVTVGALREHLPDVVNRANYGHERVQITRHGKPVAFLIGVEDFARLEELEDAVDLAEFRAAKADDDGRRVSLTELQAEL, from the coding sequence GTGGAAACTGAACCCAGCTCCGTCACCGTCGGAGCTCTGCGTGAGCATCTGCCCGACGTCGTCAATAGGGCGAACTACGGGCATGAGCGAGTTCAGATCACGCGCCACGGTAAGCCTGTGGCTTTCCTCATCGGCGTCGAGGACTTCGCACGCCTGGAGGAACTCGAAGACGCCGTGGATCTCGCCGAATTCCGGGCCGCCAAAGCCGACGACGATGGCCGTCGAGTGAGCCTGACTGAACTTCAGGCCGAACTCTAA
- a CDS encoding HpcH/HpaI aldolase family protein: protein MYAVPPNRQFAVWLSDPSFAAAEIARGIGYGAVVLDIEHGSFDLADLERFIPFLKSLDLDVIAKVLGPERGPIQQALDFGANAVVIPHVENLAHARAVTAFAKFPPLGDRSFAGGRTSSYGGFTDEWVAEQDAKTRCYPMIEDAGALDDVEAILALDTVDGVFVGPSDLSLRRNRGAYSRKEGDFADLERVAKAAAAAGKAWVLPAWSLEEKEFALRNGADQLALIMQHGALMTGLSAPFEQARTLADSRSSHAHV from the coding sequence ATGTATGCAGTTCCCCCCAACCGCCAGTTCGCCGTATGGCTGTCCGACCCCAGTTTTGCGGCTGCCGAGATAGCTCGCGGCATTGGCTACGGGGCCGTTGTCTTGGACATAGAGCATGGCTCTTTCGACCTTGCTGACCTTGAGCGCTTTATCCCCTTCCTTAAGTCCCTGGACTTGGATGTCATTGCAAAGGTTCTGGGTCCGGAGCGCGGCCCAATCCAGCAGGCGCTTGACTTCGGTGCCAATGCAGTGGTGATTCCCCACGTTGAGAATCTTGCCCATGCACGGGCAGTCACTGCTTTCGCCAAATTCCCGCCGCTGGGCGACCGGAGCTTCGCTGGTGGCCGGACCAGCTCTTACGGCGGATTTACTGACGAGTGGGTTGCTGAACAGGATGCCAAGACCCGCTGCTACCCGATGATTGAAGATGCGGGCGCACTGGACGACGTCGAGGCCATCCTCGCCCTGGACACTGTTGACGGTGTGTTTGTCGGCCCGTCGGATCTCTCGTTGCGCCGAAACCGGGGTGCGTACTCGCGTAAGGAAGGCGATTTTGCTGACCTGGAGCGCGTAGCCAAGGCAGCGGCGGCTGCGGGCAAAGCCTGGGTCTTGCCGGCGTGGAGCCTTGAGGAAAAGGAATTCGCGCTTCGAAACGGTGCTGATCAGCTGGCTCTCATCATGCAGCACGGCGCCCTCATGACGGGTCTCTCCGCTCCGTTTGAGCAGGCCCGCACGCTTGCCGATTCGCGCTCGTCCCATGCGCACGTATAA
- a CDS encoding GAF and ANTAR domain-containing protein — protein MTNSPEHELLLELQDLIIGTGSVADFLGGLSIIAASALSRSAGATVECGVTLKHARKTTTVGGSTERAVHLDRIEQAVGDGPCLAALKAATPVLLADVRSDPRWPSYQERLIEEGIHSVLGVPLELGENAAAVLNFFAPATGVFTEETIGEAASFADVAGSAVRLAVRVGTAESAADDLSAAMMSRTAINLACGIIMAQNRCSQTEAMSILMKVSSHRNQKLRDVADEIVRKVSGEEAATYFDM, from the coding sequence ATGACCAATTCGCCCGAACATGAGTTGCTCCTGGAGCTGCAGGACCTGATTATCGGCACGGGATCGGTGGCTGATTTCCTGGGCGGGCTCTCGATCATCGCCGCGTCCGCACTGAGCCGCTCGGCCGGCGCCACGGTGGAGTGCGGGGTCACGCTTAAGCACGCCAGGAAAACCACAACGGTGGGCGGGAGCACCGAGCGCGCCGTCCATCTGGACCGCATCGAACAGGCCGTGGGCGACGGGCCCTGCCTCGCAGCGTTGAAGGCAGCGACCCCCGTGCTGTTGGCCGATGTCCGCTCCGACCCGCGCTGGCCGAGCTACCAGGAACGCCTGATCGAGGAGGGCATCCACAGCGTCCTGGGCGTCCCGCTTGAACTCGGCGAAAACGCGGCCGCAGTCCTGAACTTCTTCGCGCCGGCCACTGGCGTATTCACCGAGGAGACCATCGGCGAGGCAGCAAGCTTCGCCGACGTCGCCGGCAGTGCCGTCCGCCTGGCAGTCAGGGTGGGAACCGCAGAGAGCGCCGCTGATGACCTGAGCGCGGCGATGATGAGCCGTACTGCCATAAACCTTGCCTGCGGCATCATCATGGCCCAGAACCGCTGCAGCCAGACCGAGGCGATGTCCATCCTGATGAAGGTCTCCAGCCACCGGAACCAGAAGCTCCGGGACGTGGCCGACGAGATCGTCCGGAAGGTCTCGGGCGAGGAAGCCGCCACCTACTTCGACATGTAG